The proteins below are encoded in one region of Hordeum vulgare subsp. vulgare chromosome 3H, MorexV3_pseudomolecules_assembly, whole genome shotgun sequence:
- the LOC123443548 gene encoding AP-1 complex subunit gamma-2-like isoform X5, with protein sequence MEDRPLRNCIEGDADCSDYMNDILAQICCSEHTYDGIIVDTQAVQRHRVSILECVKDADAPIRKRALELVYLLVNDTNVKLLTKKLVDYLKVANPDFKEDLRAKICSMAEKFSQEKLWYLDQMFKVLSLSWHMLKETL encoded by the exons ATGGAAGACCGGCCGCTTCGG AACTGCATCGAAG GCGACGCAGATTGCAGTGACTATATGAATGACATTCTTGCTCAG atATGTTGCTCTGAACATACTTATGACGGCATTATAGTAGATACACAAGCAGTACAGAGGCACAGGGTGTCAATATTGGAGTGTGTAAAG GATGCCGATGCCCCCATTCGCAAAAGGGCCCTAGAACTTGTTTATTTGTTGGTCAATGATACTAATGTAAAGCTACTGACCAAAAAGCTTGTCGACTACTTGAAAGTAGCTAATccagacttcaaagaagatctcaGAGCCAAGATATGCTCTATGGCTGAAAA GTTTTCTCAAGAAAAGTTATGGTATCTTGATCAGATGTTCAAGGTTTTATCCCTG AGTTGGCATATGCTGAAAGAAACACTTTGA
- the LOC123443548 gene encoding uncharacterized protein LOC123443548 isoform X1 codes for MVCVYLLMLFPACSFVSIKKYISIGFDLSCPNARCWPTTRRAPPRCGSSSRTPMTQGPRGSSSALTAAPTAPTRCSARRSRNGRAPPCSPTMTPPSPTTTSPASPASAAARRPPRTASKICCSEHTYDGIIVDTQAVQRHRVSILECVKDADAPIRKRALELVYLLVNDTNVKLLTKKLVDYLKVANPDFKEDLRAKICSMAEKFSQEKLWYLDQMFKVLSLSWHMLKETL; via the exons ATGGTTTGTGTCTATTTGCTCATGTTGTTTCCTGCTTGTTCCTTTGTGagcattaaaaaatatatttcaatTGGATTTGACTTGTCCTGTCCAAACGCGAGGTGCTGGCCAACTACCCGGAGGGCACCACCGCGCTGCGGGAGCTCATCCAGAACACCGATGACACAGGGGCCTCGCGGGTCCTCCTCTGCCTTGACCGCCGCGCCCACGGCTCCTACTCGCTGCTCGGCCCGGCGCTCGCGCAATGGCAGGGCCCCGCCCTGCTCGCCCACAATGACGCCGCCTTCACCGACAACGACTTCGCCAGCATCTCCCGCATCGGCGGCAGCAAGAAGGCCTCCTAG AACTGCATCGAAG atATGTTGCTCTGAACATACTTATGACGGCATTATAGTAGATACACAAGCAGTACAGAGGCACAGGGTGTCAATATTGGAGTGTGTAAAG GATGCCGATGCCCCCATTCGCAAAAGGGCCCTAGAACTTGTTTATTTGTTGGTCAATGATACTAATGTAAAGCTACTGACCAAAAAGCTTGTCGACTACTTGAAAGTAGCTAATccagacttcaaagaagatctcaGAGCCAAGATATGCTCTATGGCTGAAAA GTTTTCTCAAGAAAAGTTATGGTATCTTGATCAGATGTTCAAGGTTTTATCCCTG AGTTGGCATATGCTGAAAGAAACACTTTGA
- the LOC123443548 gene encoding uncharacterized protein LOC123443548 isoform X2, with protein MEKIRLVKAAEKCWPTTRRAPPRCGSSSRTPMTQGPRGSSSALTAAPTAPTRCSARRSRNGRAPPCSPTMTPPSPTTTSPASPASAAARRPPRTASKICCSEHTYDGIIVDTQAVQRHRVSILECVKDADAPIRKRALELVYLLVNDTNVKLLTKKLVDYLKVANPDFKEDLRAKICSMAEKFSQEKLWYLDQMFKVLSLSWHMLKETL; from the exons ATGGAAAAGATCAGACTGGTGAAAGCAGCAGAGAA GTGCTGGCCAACTACCCGGAGGGCACCACCGCGCTGCGGGAGCTCATCCAGAACACCGATGACACAGGGGCCTCGCGGGTCCTCCTCTGCCTTGACCGCCGCGCCCACGGCTCCTACTCGCTGCTCGGCCCGGCGCTCGCGCAATGGCAGGGCCCCGCCCTGCTCGCCCACAATGACGCCGCCTTCACCGACAACGACTTCGCCAGCATCTCCCGCATCGGCGGCAGCAAGAAGGCCTCCTAG AACTGCATCGAAG atATGTTGCTCTGAACATACTTATGACGGCATTATAGTAGATACACAAGCAGTACAGAGGCACAGGGTGTCAATATTGGAGTGTGTAAAG GATGCCGATGCCCCCATTCGCAAAAGGGCCCTAGAACTTGTTTATTTGTTGGTCAATGATACTAATGTAAAGCTACTGACCAAAAAGCTTGTCGACTACTTGAAAGTAGCTAATccagacttcaaagaagatctcaGAGCCAAGATATGCTCTATGGCTGAAAA GTTTTCTCAAGAAAAGTTATGGTATCTTGATCAGATGTTCAAGGTTTTATCCCTG AGTTGGCATATGCTGAAAGAAACACTTTGA
- the LOC123443548 gene encoding AP-1 complex subunit gamma-2-like isoform X3 — MEDRPLRNCIEGMVRIHRDVSNSSYAPEYDVAGILDPFLHIRVLKLMHILGQGDADCSDYMNDILAQICCSEHTYDGIIVDTQAVQRHRVSILECVKDADAPIRKRALELVYLLVNDTNVKLLTKKLVDYLKVANPDFKEDLRAKICSMAEKFSQEKLWYLDQMFKVLSLSWHMLKETL; from the exons ATGGAAGACCGGCCGCTTCGG AACTGCATCGAAGGTATGGTCCGGATACATAGAGATGTCTCCAATAGTTCATATGCTCCTGAGTATGATGTTGCTGGCATTTTGGATCCTTTCTTGCATATTCGAGTTCTTAAACTTATGCATATCTTGGGTCAAGGCGACGCAGATTGCAGTGACTATATGAATGACATTCTTGCTCAG atATGTTGCTCTGAACATACTTATGACGGCATTATAGTAGATACACAAGCAGTACAGAGGCACAGGGTGTCAATATTGGAGTGTGTAAAG GATGCCGATGCCCCCATTCGCAAAAGGGCCCTAGAACTTGTTTATTTGTTGGTCAATGATACTAATGTAAAGCTACTGACCAAAAAGCTTGTCGACTACTTGAAAGTAGCTAATccagacttcaaagaagatctcaGAGCCAAGATATGCTCTATGGCTGAAAA GTTTTCTCAAGAAAAGTTATGGTATCTTGATCAGATGTTCAAGGTTTTATCCCTG AGTTGGCATATGCTGAAAGAAACACTTTGA
- the LOC123443548 gene encoding AP-1 complex subunit gamma-2-like isoform X6, whose amino-acid sequence MEDRPLRNCIEDCSDYMNDILAQICCSEHTYDGIIVDTQAVQRHRVSILECVKDADAPIRKRALELVYLLVNDTNVKLLTKKLVDYLKVANPDFKEDLRAKICSMAEKFSQEKLWYLDQMFKVLSLSWHMLKETL is encoded by the exons ATGGAAGACCGGCCGCTTCGG AACTGCATCGAAG ATTGCAGTGACTATATGAATGACATTCTTGCTCAG atATGTTGCTCTGAACATACTTATGACGGCATTATAGTAGATACACAAGCAGTACAGAGGCACAGGGTGTCAATATTGGAGTGTGTAAAG GATGCCGATGCCCCCATTCGCAAAAGGGCCCTAGAACTTGTTTATTTGTTGGTCAATGATACTAATGTAAAGCTACTGACCAAAAAGCTTGTCGACTACTTGAAAGTAGCTAATccagacttcaaagaagatctcaGAGCCAAGATATGCTCTATGGCTGAAAA GTTTTCTCAAGAAAAGTTATGGTATCTTGATCAGATGTTCAAGGTTTTATCCCTG AGTTGGCATATGCTGAAAGAAACACTTTGA
- the LOC123443548 gene encoding uncharacterized protein DKFZp434B061-like isoform X4 has product MVCVYLLMLFPACSFVSIKKYISIGFDLSCPNARCWPTTRRAPPRCGSSSRTPMTQGPRGSSSALTAAPTAPTRCSARRSRNGRAPPCSPTMTPPSPTTTSPASPASAAARRPPRTASKICCSEHTYDGIIVDTQAVQRHRVSILECVKGVSC; this is encoded by the exons ATGGTTTGTGTCTATTTGCTCATGTTGTTTCCTGCTTGTTCCTTTGTGagcattaaaaaatatatttcaatTGGATTTGACTTGTCCTGTCCAAACGCGAGGTGCTGGCCAACTACCCGGAGGGCACCACCGCGCTGCGGGAGCTCATCCAGAACACCGATGACACAGGGGCCTCGCGGGTCCTCCTCTGCCTTGACCGCCGCGCCCACGGCTCCTACTCGCTGCTCGGCCCGGCGCTCGCGCAATGGCAGGGCCCCGCCCTGCTCGCCCACAATGACGCCGCCTTCACCGACAACGACTTCGCCAGCATCTCCCGCATCGGCGGCAGCAAGAAGGCCTCCTAG AACTGCATCGAAG atATGTTGCTCTGAACATACTTATGACGGCATTATAGTAGATACACAAGCAGTACAGAGGCACAGGGTGTCAATATTGGAGTGTGTAAAG GGGGTTTCCTGTTGA